A genomic window from Montipora capricornis isolate CH-2021 chromosome 8, ASM3666992v2, whole genome shotgun sequence includes:
- the LOC138059805 gene encoding uncharacterized protein, with translation KRLHLEKDDADSLYHCPIHLCEHEGFQSQRGCRKHVNNKHSWFFYFDERPRVDSKIAANSSKVPTKSCASSTVVDDVSSSSTRSKPGARSMPSFSTSSQIGEQFATWLSGSGGGYKKERPAQQIVNRCLKFLKFCCEEEEELNFEVMDFSLCSPSLLFKFIDYLQEECKLGHGGRLGYIDAISELIDFRKVNGASDGVLRKLSATELYIKRARKTVAKMMRLQWTQDLDVESLEARGHWASMEELLEVVSFHLPRYEQTVKTCQNDPGQVNPSDLTFATKFLATYLFIKVKGSRPMTYQYLTVDMVKAAKEDGGFVDQKTFKTAGKYGFDSVILTDTSMQILDGYITFVRPLLKPQCDFVLVTKNGKQHSKLGNEMSKLVFDAIGKYIHPTRYRQIVETQSLDALDDKEHRLLCEDQKHSSVVAKVHYQKRRSREVAVKAHECLQKLQGTKGSEVDVEVNTRFGSSSSTATFEPTFECARSEHARPKIDTPHSNRLLSQGHQRRPLRFTTDEDDFLKKGIDKHGFGQWTAILRDPDFRFQKGRLADSLKKRAELKFFSNANACETMSAGSTWSRQ, from the coding sequence aaacgtcttcacctagaaaaagacgatgccgacagtttgtaccattgcccgatccatctgtgcgaacacgaaggatttcaaagccaacgcgggtgtaggaaacacgtcaacaacaagcatagttggttcttttatttcgacgaaagaccccgcgtagactcgaagattgccgcaaactcttcaaaagtgccaacgaaatcgtgcgcctcgagtacagttgttgacGATGTATCGTCGTCTAGTACGCGATCAAAACCCGGCGCTAGATCGATGCCGTCCTTCTCAACTTCCAGTCAAATAGGCGAACAATTTGCGACTTGGCTttctggaagtggcggcggttacaagaaagaacgtcccgctcagcaaattgtcaacagatgcttgaaatttctcaagttttgctgcgaagaggaggaggaattaaatttcgaagtcatggattttagcctgtgctctccaagcctgttgtttaagtttatcgactatttacaagaggagtgcaagctcggacatggcgggagattgggttacatagacgccatttcggagttgatcgacttcagaaaggtcaacggtgcatcggatggagttcttcgaaaattatctgccacggaattgtacatcaagagagcgcgcaagacagtggcgaagatgatgagattgcaatggacgcaagatctcgacgtcgaatcattagaggccaggggtcattgggcaagcatggaagaactgttagaagtcgtgtcttttcacttgcctcgctacgaacagaccgtaaaaacgtgccaaaatgaccccgggcaagtgaatccctccgacctgacatttgcaacgaaattcttggccacctacttgttcatcaaagtgaaaggatcgcgtcccatgacttatcagtatctcacggttgacatggtaaaggcagcaaaggaagATGGGGGTTTCgtcgatcagaaaacctttaaaacggctggaaagtacggatttgactctgtgattctgacagatacgagcatgcaaatactcgacggctacatcactttcgtgaggcctttgctcaaaccccagtgcgattttgttttggtcaccaaaaacggaaaacaacacagcaaattgggcaacgagatgagcaagttggtcttcgacgccattggcaaatacattcaccccacgcgttatcgccaaatcgtcgagacgcaaagtcttgacgcgctcgacgacaaagagcaccgacttttgtgtgaagaccaaaaacatagctctgtcgttgccaaagtacactatcagaagcggagatcgcgcgaagttgccGTAAAGGCCCACGagtgtcttcaaaaattacaaggGACCAAAGGCTCGGAGGTGGACgtggaagtgaacactagatttggcagctcaAGTTCCACAGCCACTTTCGAGCCAACCTTTGAATGTGCGCGATCGGAACACGCACGGCCCAAAATCGATACTccgcattcaaatcgcttactaagtcaaggccatcaacgtcgaccgttgagatttacgacagacgaagacgattttctcaaaaagggtatcgataagcacggat